From the genome of Cellvibrio japonicus Ueda107, one region includes:
- a CDS encoding branched-chain amino acid transaminase: protein MSFADRDGVIWLDGELIPWRDAKVHVLTHTLHYGMGVFEGVRAYKSDSLGTSIFRLKEHTDRLFRSAHIMRMKMPFTKDVVNEAHKLVVRENQLAEAYLRPMAFYGSEGMGLRADNLKVHVMVAAWNWPSYMSPEARDMGIRIRTSSYTRHHVNISMCKAKANGHYINSLLALQEALDSGCEEALLLDNEGYVAEGSGENFFLVRDGVIYTPELTSCLDGITRNTIFHLATECGYTIREKRITRDEVYVADEAFFTGTAAEVLPIRELDGRVIGEGRRGPVTTRLQDLYFKSVRGELENHTDWLSPVAG, encoded by the coding sequence ATGTCTTTTGCCGATCGCGACGGCGTTATATGGCTCGATGGTGAACTCATTCCCTGGCGCGATGCCAAGGTTCATGTTTTAACCCACACACTGCACTATGGCATGGGCGTCTTTGAAGGTGTGCGCGCCTACAAAAGCGACAGCCTGGGCACCAGCATCTTCCGCTTGAAAGAACACACTGACCGCCTGTTCCGCTCCGCGCACATCATGCGCATGAAAATGCCTTTCACCAAAGATGTGGTGAACGAGGCGCACAAACTGGTGGTGCGCGAAAACCAGCTGGCCGAGGCCTACCTGCGCCCCATGGCGTTCTACGGTTCCGAGGGCATGGGCCTGCGCGCCGATAACCTCAAGGTGCATGTCATGGTTGCCGCCTGGAACTGGCCATCCTATATGTCACCGGAAGCGCGCGACATGGGCATCCGTATCCGCACTTCCAGCTACACCCGCCACCATGTGAATATCTCCATGTGTAAGGCGAAAGCGAATGGACACTACATCAACTCGCTGCTGGCCCTGCAAGAAGCGCTGGATAGCGGCTGTGAAGAGGCCCTGCTGCTGGACAATGAGGGGTATGTGGCCGAGGGCAGCGGTGAAAACTTCTTCCTGGTGCGCGATGGTGTTATCTACACCCCGGAGCTGACCTCCTGCCTGGATGGTATTACGCGCAACACCATTTTCCATCTGGCAACCGAATGCGGTTACACCATCCGTGAAAAACGCATTACCCGCGATGAGGTCTATGTCGCCGATGAAGCTTTCTTCACCGGCACCGCTGCCGAGGTATTGCCTATCCGTGAACTGGATGGTCGCGTGATTGGCGAAGGCCGCCGTGGCCCGGTTACCACTCGCCTGCAGGATCTGTACTTTAAATCGGTACGCGGCGAACTGGAAAACCACACCGACTGGCTCTCACCGGTCGCTGGTTAA